From Bosea sp. NBC_00550, the proteins below share one genomic window:
- a CDS encoding amidohydrolase family protein: MKSPPRIDSHQHFWRLARGDYGWLTPALKPIHRDFEPADLAPHLAEHGIAATILVQAAPTEAETLFLLETAAATPFVAGVVGWADFEAPDAPARIAALAADPLLVGLRPMVQDIPDPNWLARPDLTPAFAALKAHGLVFDALVKPAQIPALLALLDRETELPVVIDHGAKPDLTGADLSAWRAGIAALAARPNTVCKLSGLVTEAPPGWREATLAPAVAQLLACFGPERLLWGSDWPVATLRASYDQWLATAERLTATLSEPERAAIFGGNAARIYLTKRGRRPAA; this comes from the coding sequence GTGAAGAGTCCGCCCCGCATCGATTCACACCAGCATTTCTGGCGGCTCGCCCGCGGCGATTATGGCTGGCTGACGCCCGCGCTCAAGCCCATCCATCGCGACTTCGAACCCGCCGACCTCGCCCCGCATCTCGCCGAACACGGCATCGCCGCGACCATCCTCGTCCAGGCCGCCCCGACCGAGGCGGAGACGCTCTTCCTGCTCGAAACCGCCGCCGCGACGCCCTTCGTCGCCGGGGTGGTGGGCTGGGCCGATTTCGAGGCACCCGACGCCCCCGCCCGCATCGCCGCGCTCGCCGCCGACCCGCTGCTGGTGGGCCTGCGGCCGATGGTGCAGGACATTCCCGATCCGAACTGGCTCGCGCGGCCGGACCTTACCCCCGCCTTCGCCGCGCTCAAGGCCCACGGCCTCGTCTTCGACGCGCTGGTGAAGCCGGCGCAGATCCCGGCGCTGCTCGCCCTGCTCGACCGCGAGACCGAGCTTCCGGTCGTGATCGATCACGGCGCCAAGCCGGACCTCACCGGCGCCGATCTCTCCGCCTGGCGTGCCGGCATCGCGGCGCTGGCCGCCCGGCCGAACACGGTCTGCAAGCTCTCCGGCCTCGTCACCGAGGCGCCGCCCGGCTGGCGCGAGGCGACGCTGGCGCCGGCCGTCGCCCAGCTCCTCGCCTGCTTCGGACCGGAGCGCCTGCTCTGGGGCAGCGACTGGCCGGTCGCGACGCTTCGCGCCTCCTACGACCAGTGGCTCGCCACGGCCGAGCGGCTCACCGCCACGCTCTCCGAACCCGAGCGCGCCGCGATCTTCGGCGGCAACGCCGCCCGCATTTATCTGACGAAGAGGGGGCGCCGCCCGGCAGCCTAG
- a CDS encoding RbsD/FucU family protein: MLKNLDPVLSADLLWVLAAMGHGDDLALVDANHPAETIASSTTSGRLIRLPGLTMQRAARAILSVLPIDDFEPEPLRRMEVVGNAAALPDVQRAVQGEIDAALGRPAQLAGIERFAFYAAARGAFAVVQVGDPRPYGCFLLRKGVIAGEPG, translated from the coding sequence ATGCTGAAGAACCTCGATCCCGTGCTCTCCGCAGACCTGCTCTGGGTGCTCGCCGCCATGGGCCATGGCGACGACCTCGCGCTGGTCGATGCCAACCACCCGGCCGAGACGATCGCCAGTTCGACCACGAGCGGCAGGCTGATCCGCCTGCCCGGCCTGACGATGCAGCGCGCCGCGCGCGCCATCCTCTCGGTGCTGCCGATCGACGATTTCGAGCCGGAGCCGCTGAGACGCATGGAGGTGGTGGGGAATGCGGCGGCGCTGCCGGATGTGCAGCGCGCCGTGCAAGGCGAGATCGATGCGGCGCTCGGCCGCCCCGCCCAGCTGGCGGGGATCGAGCGCTTCGCCTTCTACGCGGCGGCGCGGGGCGCCTTCGCGGTGGTGCAGGTCGGCGATCCCCGACCCTATGGCTGCTTCCTGCTGCGCAAGGGCGTCATCGCCGGGGAGCCGGGCTGA
- a CDS encoding carbohydrate ABC transporter permease, with the protein MTSTSLPASLASAAPPAAAASHDFTPRYWLFSLPAVLVITAVIVFPWLFTLYMSGQDWKIGGGVEFVGLGNFAELAKDQRFLESMGHTVYFTVLAVVLPIVFGTAAALVFHREFPFRGLLRTIFVMPMMATPVAVALVWTMMFHPQLGVLNYLLSLIGIGPQGWVYDPATVIPTLVMVEVWHWTPLVMLIVLGGLAGLPREPYESALIDGANDWHMFRHITLPLVWPFIMVAIVIRTIDALKAFDTIFVITQGGPGTASETLNIFLYLQAFQFYKIGYASAVVVIFFVIIIMLSLLLLYARQKSKWNA; encoded by the coding sequence ATGACCAGCACGTCCCTGCCAGCAAGTCTCGCCAGTGCAGCGCCTCCGGCCGCTGCCGCGTCGCATGATTTCACGCCGCGCTACTGGCTGTTCTCGCTGCCGGCGGTGCTGGTGATCACGGCGGTGATCGTCTTTCCGTGGCTGTTCACGCTCTACATGTCCGGCCAGGATTGGAAGATCGGCGGCGGCGTGGAATTCGTCGGCCTCGGCAATTTCGCCGAGCTGGCGAAGGACCAGCGCTTCCTCGAGTCGATGGGGCATACGGTCTATTTCACGGTCCTCGCGGTGGTGCTGCCCATCGTGTTCGGCACGGCGGCGGCGCTGGTCTTCCATCGCGAATTCCCGTTCCGGGGCCTGCTGCGCACCATCTTCGTGATGCCGATGATGGCGACGCCGGTCGCGGTCGCGCTGGTCTGGACGATGATGTTCCACCCGCAGCTCGGCGTGCTCAACTACCTGCTGTCGCTGATCGGGATCGGGCCGCAGGGCTGGGTCTACGATCCGGCGACGGTGATCCCGACCCTCGTCATGGTCGAGGTCTGGCACTGGACACCGCTCGTCATGCTGATCGTGCTCGGTGGCCTAGCCGGCCTGCCGCGCGAGCCTTATGAATCCGCGCTGATCGACGGCGCCAATGACTGGCACATGTTCCGGCACATCACGCTGCCGCTGGTCTGGCCCTTCATCATGGTGGCGATCGTGATCCGCACCATCGATGCGCTGAAGGCCTTCGACACGATCTTCGTGATCACGCAGGGCGGGCCGGGAACGGCGTCGGAGACGCTCAACATCTTCCTCTATCTGCAGGCCTTCCAGTTCTACAAGATCGGCTACGCCTCGGCCGTCGTGGTGATCTTCTTCGTCATCATCATCATGCTCTCGCTGCTGCTGCTCTATGCGCGGCAGAAGTCGAAGTGGAACGCGTGA
- a CDS encoding ABC transporter substrate-binding protein encodes MTDSILKPTRRVLLGGAAAAIASPLVLRKAQAQGAFDWKKFSGQSIDVLLVKNPRSDLMQAAEKEFTELTGIKVSAEQVPEQQQRQKAVIEFASGKPSFDVSGISLHVQKRMAAKGKWFENLDPYIKNPALTAPDFDFADFGAGPVAYARQADGALDTIPFFVDYWMVYYNKELFDAKGVAYPKTMDEMFTVAQKLHDPAKGIAGFVSRGLKNANVPVWTSLMLGQGMETTSPEGKLLTDTPEAIWAADLYRKLNKETGPAGQVGFNWNECQTTFMQGRAAMWLDGIGFATPLEDPTKSRIVGKVGYGVTPPGPKAHYAGMFADGMGISRGSSKKEAAWLYLQFMTNKKNQIAMLKAGAGAPGRSSAYLDTETIQQSKFGKQYFDCLLSSAKIARAGLPQIVPVTEFRDVFGVALTNAIGGADVAAELKKATETFAPVLAKSEQG; translated from the coding sequence ATGACCGACAGCATTCTGAAACCGACCCGCCGCGTTCTTCTGGGCGGCGCGGCCGCCGCGATCGCCTCGCCGCTGGTGCTGCGGAAGGCGCAGGCGCAAGGCGCGTTCGACTGGAAGAAATTCTCCGGCCAGTCGATCGACGTGCTGCTGGTCAAGAACCCGCGCTCCGACCTGATGCAGGCGGCGGAAAAGGAGTTCACCGAACTCACCGGCATCAAGGTCTCGGCCGAGCAGGTGCCGGAGCAGCAGCAGCGCCAGAAGGCGGTGATCGAGTTCGCCTCGGGCAAGCCGAGCTTCGACGTCAGCGGCATCTCGCTGCACGTCCAGAAGCGCATGGCGGCGAAGGGCAAGTGGTTCGAGAACCTCGATCCCTACATCAAGAACCCCGCGCTGACGGCGCCCGATTTCGACTTTGCCGATTTCGGCGCCGGCCCGGTCGCCTATGCGCGGCAGGCCGACGGGGCGCTCGATACGATCCCGTTTTTCGTCGATTACTGGATGGTCTACTACAACAAGGAGCTCTTCGACGCGAAGGGCGTGGCCTACCCGAAGACGATGGACGAGATGTTCACCGTCGCGCAGAAGCTGCACGATCCTGCGAAGGGCATCGCCGGCTTCGTCTCGCGCGGCCTGAAGAACGCCAATGTCCCGGTCTGGACCTCGCTGATGCTCGGACAGGGCATGGAGACGACCTCGCCGGAGGGCAAGCTGCTCACCGATACGCCGGAGGCGATCTGGGCGGCCGATCTCTATCGCAAGCTCAACAAGGAGACCGGCCCGGCCGGGCAGGTCGGCTTCAACTGGAACGAATGCCAGACCACCTTCATGCAGGGCCGCGCCGCGATGTGGCTCGACGGCATCGGCTTCGCCACGCCGCTGGAGGATCCGACCAAGTCGCGCATCGTCGGCAAGGTCGGCTATGGCGTGACGCCGCCGGGGCCCAAGGCGCATTATGCCGGCATGTTCGCCGACGGCATGGGCATCTCGCGCGGCTCCTCGAAGAAGGAGGCGGCCTGGCTCTACCTGCAGTTCATGACCAACAAGAAGAACCAGATCGCGATGCTCAAGGCCGGCGCCGGCGCGCCGGGCCGTTCCTCGGCCTATCTCGACACCGAGACGATCCAGCAGTCGAAGTTCGGCAAGCAGTATTTCGACTGCCTGCTGTCCTCCGCCAAGATCGCGCGGGCCGGCCTGCCGCAGATCGTGCCGGTGACCGAATTCCGCGACGTGTTCGGCGTGGCGCTGACCAATGCGATCGGTGGCGCCGATGTCGCGGCCGAGCTCAAGAAGGCGACCGAGACCTTCGCGCCGGTGCTCGCCAAGAGCGAGCAGGGGTGA